The following are encoded in a window of Ricinus communis isolate WT05 ecotype wild-type chromosome 4, ASM1957865v1, whole genome shotgun sequence genomic DNA:
- the LOC8265052 gene encoding uncharacterized protein LOC8265052, with protein MSKGQSQRKSDFRKRALGRCKSKGKASDFIDIDGDTNFNVIIIDAPKPSEWTSLDASTSGKDKAHVCGDVICIDDDDDDSGNCGNAHDGFEDGRKFFSKLSKCWDACSRKISSLSHQKVSSTISSENDDSDCYIEEDFQGNIRQQWEQASLRKKMFDNVTKGQFGFQGEDGPARCNDDSQMNVSVDITAEARTSNSNSNHDNDKFNQSACVGENARPDSSNLMSDGKSQHKDFEETVLQEMCTKSSFCNTQAMNETTSIHYAHSESQVRLDLLPLVSNGGLSDVQNYIIGDREMLKKTDAYRRAQEEEWASRQRELQIQAEEARRLRKRRKAESQRLLETERRQKQRVEEVREAQKKDEETLNLKEQLRIEVRRELDKLEANCTDMASLLRGLGIDIGGGFYPSSTEVRTAYKQALLRFHPDRASRSDIRQQIEAEEKFKLISRAKEKFML; from the exons atgtcAAAGGGTCAATCTCAGCGAAAAAGTGATTTTCGGAAGAGAGCTTTGGGAAGGTGCAAGTCAAAGGGAAAAGCCAGTGATTTCATTGATATTGACGGTGACACAAActttaatgttattattattgatgccCCAAAGCCCTCAGAATGGACCTCTCTTGATGCTAGTACATCTGGGAAGGATAAAGCTCATGTATGTGGTGATGTTATTTgcattgatgatgatgacgatGACAGTGGTAATTGTGGCAATGCTCATGATGGTTTTGAAGATGGAAGGAAGTTTTTCTCGAAGTTGTCAAAGTGCTGGGATGCCTGCTCCAGAAAAATATCATCTCTTAGTCACCAAAAGGTCTCCTCTACTATATCATCTGAAAATGATGATTCAGATTGTTATATTGAGGAAGATTTTCAGGGAAATATTCGTCAGCAGTGGGAACAGGCTTCCCTTAGGAAGAAAATGTTTGACAACGTCACAAAAGGGCAATTTGGTTTTCAGGGTGAGGATGGCCCTGCAAGATGTAATGATGACTCTCAAATGAATGTGAGTGTTGATATAACAGCCGAAGCACGAACATCTAACAGCAATAGTAATCATGACAATGATAAATTCAATCAATCTGCTTGCGTTGGTGAAAATGCACGACCTGATTCTTCTAATCTTATGTCAGATGGAAAGAGTCAACATAAGGATTTTGAAGAGACTGTCCTGCAGGAGATGTGTACAAAATCTTCTTTTTGCAACACTCAAGCAATGAATGAGACTACTTCCATACATTATGCACATTCTGAATCACAGGTCAGATTGGATCTTCTTCCACTTGTTTCAAATGGTGGTCTATCTGATGtccaaaattatataattggtGATAGAGAAATGCTCAAAAAAACTGATGCCTATAGACGTGCTCAAGAAGAAGAATGGGCATCCAGACAGAGAGAGCTACAAATTCAG GCAGAAGAAGCAAGGCGCTTGCGCAAGAGAAGAAAGGCTGAAAGTCAACGTCTATTAGAAACAGAGAGAAGGCAAAAACAGCGGGTGGAAGAGGTTCGAGAGGCACAGAAAAAG GATGAGGAAACTCTGAATTTGAAAGAGCAGCTTCGAATTGAGGTGAGGAGGGAACTGGATAAACTGGAAGCTAATTGTACAGATATGGCTTCACTTCTTCGTGGCCTTGGAATTGATATTGGAGGTGGTTTTTACCCTTCTTCTACTGAG GTACGAACTGCTTATAAACAAGCTCTGCTTAGGTTCCACCCAGATCGAGCATCAAGAAGCGACATCCGCCAACAAATTGAAGCAGAGGAGAAATTTAAGCTTATTTCTCGTGCAAAAGAGAAATTCATGCTGTGA
- the LOC8265053 gene encoding hexosyltransferase GAUT11 isoform X1: protein MRRRAADGRRSVRRRLSQWIWALLGMFLIAGLVLFVFHHHHDEDQVNQPLQENHARPEPVNREGLNFTKEILSATSFSRQLAEQIALAKAYVIIAKEHNNLHLAWELSKQIRSCQLLLSKAAMTGEPITLEEAEPLISSLSSLIFKAQDAHYDVATTIMTMKSHIQALEERANAATVQSAVFGQLAAEALPKSLHCLIVKLTTDWLKKPLLQDLAEEKRNSPRLMDNNLYHYCIFSDNVLATSVVVNSAISNADHPTQLVFHIVTNGVSYGAMQAWFLSDDFKGATIEVQNVKEFSWLNASYAPVVKQLLAEDSRSYYFSGYQDMKVEPKLRNPKYLSLLNHLRFYIPEIYPQLEKIVFLDDDVVVQKDLTQLFSLDLHGNVNGAVETCLEAFHRYYKYLNFSNPIISSKFDPQACGWAFGMNVFDLIAWRKANVTAQYHYWQEQNVDRTLWKLGTLPPALLAFYGLTEPLDRRWHVLGLGYDTNIDNRLIESAAVVHFNGNMKPWLKLAIGRYKPLWERYINQSRPYYQDCVTS, encoded by the exons ATGCGGAGGCGGGCTGCCGACGGCCGGCGCTCGGTTAGAAGGAGGTTATCACAGTGGATCTGGGCTCTTCTTGGCATGTTCTTGATTGCTGGTCTTGTTTTGTTTGTCTTTCACCATCATCATGATGAGGATCAGGTTAACCAGCCCCTACAG GAGAACCATGCAAGACCAGAGCCAGTTAATCGTGAAGGTTTGAATTTTACAAAGGAAATATTAAGTGCGACCTCATTTTCAAGGCAGTTGGCTGAGCAAATTGCACTTGCCAAGGCTTATGTCATTATTGCAAAGGAGCATAATAATCTTCACCTTGCTTGGGAGCTGAGCAAACAGATTAGGAGTTGCCAACTTTTGCTTTCAAAAGCTGCCATGACGGGGGAGCCCATAACACTGGAAGAAGCGGAGCCACTAATCAGTAGCCTATCATCTCTAATCTTCAAGGCGCAAGATGCTCACTATGATGTGGCAACAACCATAATGACAATGAAATCACATATTCAAGCCCTTGAAGAACGTGCAAATGCAGCAACAGTTCAGAGTGCAGTGTTTGGGCAATTGGCAGCTGAAGCTCTACCCAAGAGCCTCCATTGCCTGATAGTAAAGCTCACAACTGATTGGCTTAAGAAGCCGCTCCTTCAAGACCTTGCAGAGGAGAAGCGAAATTCTCCAAGACTTATGGATAACAATCTCTACCATTATTGCATATTTTCAGATAATGTACTGGCTACCTCTGTAGTTGTCAACTCCGCAATCTCCAATGCTGACCATCCAACGCAGCTAGTCTTCCACATAGTCACAAATGGAGTCAGCTACGGAGCTATGCAGGCTTGGTTCCTCAGTGATGACTTTAAAGGGGCCACTATAGAAGTGCAGAATGTGAAAGAGTTCTCATGGTTAAATGCTTCTTATGCTCCTGTTGTCAAACAGCTTCTTGCTGAAGATTCACGGAGCTATTACTTCTCAGGCTATCAAGATATGAAGGTTGAGCCAAAACTGCGGAACCCTAAGTACCTGTCTTTACTGAATCATCTTCGCTTTTACATCCCCGAAATCTATCCTCAACTTGAAAAGATAGTTTTtcttgatgatgatgttgtaGTCCAGAAGGATCTAACACAACTGTTTTCGTTGGATTTGCATGGAAATGTCAATGGAGCTGTTGAAACTTGTCTTGAAGCATTTCATCGTTATTACAAGTATCTCAATTTCTCGAACCCAATCATCAGCTCAAAGTTTGATCCCCAGGCATGTGGTTGGGCATTCGGTATGAATGTTTTTGATCTGATTGCTTGGAGGAAGGCAAATGTGACTGCACAGTATCATTACTGGCAGGAGCAGAACGTTGATCGAACATTATGGAAGTTGGGAACACTTCCTCCAGCTCTTCTAGCATTTTATGGCTTAACAGAGCCGCTTGATCGAAGATGGCATGTGTTAGGATTGGGATATGATACGAACATTGACAACCGTCTAATCGAGAGTGCTGCAGTTGTCCATTTTAATGGGAACATGAAGCCATGGCTGAAATTGGCCATTGGCAGGTACAAGCCCCTGTGGGAAAGGTACATAAACCAAAGTCGCCCATATTACCAAGATTGTGTCACAAGTTAA
- the LOC8265053 gene encoding hexosyltransferase GAUT11 isoform X2 yields MTGEPITLEEAEPLISSLSSLIFKAQDAHYDVATTIMTMKSHIQALEERANAATVQSAVFGQLAAEALPKSLHCLIVKLTTDWLKKPLLQDLAEEKRNSPRLMDNNLYHYCIFSDNVLATSVVVNSAISNADHPTQLVFHIVTNGVSYGAMQAWFLSDDFKGATIEVQNVKEFSWLNASYAPVVKQLLAEDSRSYYFSGYQDMKVEPKLRNPKYLSLLNHLRFYIPEIYPQLEKIVFLDDDVVVQKDLTQLFSLDLHGNVNGAVETCLEAFHRYYKYLNFSNPIISSKFDPQACGWAFGMNVFDLIAWRKANVTAQYHYWQEQNVDRTLWKLGTLPPALLAFYGLTEPLDRRWHVLGLGYDTNIDNRLIESAAVVHFNGNMKPWLKLAIGRYKPLWERYINQSRPYYQDCVTS; encoded by the coding sequence ATGACGGGGGAGCCCATAACACTGGAAGAAGCGGAGCCACTAATCAGTAGCCTATCATCTCTAATCTTCAAGGCGCAAGATGCTCACTATGATGTGGCAACAACCATAATGACAATGAAATCACATATTCAAGCCCTTGAAGAACGTGCAAATGCAGCAACAGTTCAGAGTGCAGTGTTTGGGCAATTGGCAGCTGAAGCTCTACCCAAGAGCCTCCATTGCCTGATAGTAAAGCTCACAACTGATTGGCTTAAGAAGCCGCTCCTTCAAGACCTTGCAGAGGAGAAGCGAAATTCTCCAAGACTTATGGATAACAATCTCTACCATTATTGCATATTTTCAGATAATGTACTGGCTACCTCTGTAGTTGTCAACTCCGCAATCTCCAATGCTGACCATCCAACGCAGCTAGTCTTCCACATAGTCACAAATGGAGTCAGCTACGGAGCTATGCAGGCTTGGTTCCTCAGTGATGACTTTAAAGGGGCCACTATAGAAGTGCAGAATGTGAAAGAGTTCTCATGGTTAAATGCTTCTTATGCTCCTGTTGTCAAACAGCTTCTTGCTGAAGATTCACGGAGCTATTACTTCTCAGGCTATCAAGATATGAAGGTTGAGCCAAAACTGCGGAACCCTAAGTACCTGTCTTTACTGAATCATCTTCGCTTTTACATCCCCGAAATCTATCCTCAACTTGAAAAGATAGTTTTtcttgatgatgatgttgtaGTCCAGAAGGATCTAACACAACTGTTTTCGTTGGATTTGCATGGAAATGTCAATGGAGCTGTTGAAACTTGTCTTGAAGCATTTCATCGTTATTACAAGTATCTCAATTTCTCGAACCCAATCATCAGCTCAAAGTTTGATCCCCAGGCATGTGGTTGGGCATTCGGTATGAATGTTTTTGATCTGATTGCTTGGAGGAAGGCAAATGTGACTGCACAGTATCATTACTGGCAGGAGCAGAACGTTGATCGAACATTATGGAAGTTGGGAACACTTCCTCCAGCTCTTCTAGCATTTTATGGCTTAACAGAGCCGCTTGATCGAAGATGGCATGTGTTAGGATTGGGATATGATACGAACATTGACAACCGTCTAATCGAGAGTGCTGCAGTTGTCCATTTTAATGGGAACATGAAGCCATGGCTGAAATTGGCCATTGGCAGGTACAAGCCCCTGTGGGAAAGGTACATAAACCAAAGTCGCCCATATTACCAAGATTGTGTCACAAGTTAA
- the LOC8265054 gene encoding ADP,ATP carrier protein ER-ANT1: MNRKPEKFSADFVIGGAAAVLSKTAAAPVERVKLLLQNQGEMIKRGQLKTPYMGVRNCFKRVFREEGVWSFWRGNQANVIRYFPTQAFNFAFKGYFKSLFGHSNEKDGYIKRFAGNVASGSAAGATTSLLLYHLDYARTRLGTDARECSINGQRQFKGLLDVYSKTLSSDGIAGLYRGFGVSIIGITIYRGMYFGIYDTMKPIILVGPFEGNFFASFLLGWSITTVSGVCAYPFDTLRRRMMLTSGQPLKYRNSMHALHEIIRHEGFTTLYRGVTANMLASIAGAGVLAGYDQLQRIAVSHGYGIDSRKNLLK, translated from the exons ATGAATAGAAAACCCGAAAAGTTTTCGGCAGATTTTGTGATTGGAGGGGCAGCAGCGGTGCTGTCAAAGACTGCTGCAGCTCCAGTTGAGAGGGTGAAGCTTCTGTTACAGAATCAAGGAGAGATGATTAAGAGGGGACAACTCAAAACACCTTATATGGGTGTCCGCAATTGCTTCAAAAGAGTCTTTAGAGAAGAAGGAGTGTGGTCATTCTGGAGGGGTAACCAGGCCAATGTCATTCGATATTTCCCTACTCAG GCTTTCAATTTCGCATTCAAAGGTTATTTCAAAAGCCTTTTTGGACATTCAAACGAGAAGGATGGTTATATAAAGAGGTTTGCTGGAAATGTGGCTTCAGGTAGTGCTGCTGGAGCAACAACTTCATTGCTTTTATATCATTTGGACTATGCACGTACCCGGCTAGGGACCGATGCAAGGGAATGTTCAATAAATGGTCAACGGCAATTCAAAGGGTTACTAGATGTGTACAGTAAAACTCTTTCAAGCGATGGAATTGCAGGGCTATATCGAGGATTTGGGGTTTCAATCATTGGGATTACTATATATCGTGGCATGTATTTTGGCATCTACGACACCATGAAGCCCATAATTTTGGTGGGACCTTTTGAG GGAAATTTCTTTGCCAGTTTCCTGTTGGGCTGGAGCATCACCACAGTCTCTGGGGTGTGTGCATACCCTTTTGACACTTTGAGACGGAGAATGATGCTGACTTCTGGACAACCCTTGAAGTATCGCAATTCCATGCATGCACTTCATGAGATAATTCGCCATGAGGGTTTCACGACCCTATACCGAGGAGTTACTGCAAATATGCTTGCCAGTATTGCAGGAGCTGGAGTACTAGCAGGCTATGATCAGCTACAGAGAATTGCAGTTAGTCACGGTTATGGCATCGACTCCCGCAAGAATTTATTGAAGTAA
- the LOC8265056 gene encoding uncharacterized protein LOC8265056 — MDAQFNEECTEYYHGGLKSILGPQLHGKHLATTINLLHTYIYIVLPLSFLLTLLKKKLALSRTRMPKQSISKSMTRIRVRSPNLRRKPTLDSGDNDQKLEFLGNGMENFGGENGNKVMVVVDSSLEAKGALEWALSHTVQSRDTIVLLYVSRPSNRGTDSNSKVNLRAHELLHAMKNVCQRRRPGVQVEVAVREGKEKGAVVVEEAKQQKVSLLVLGHRKGSIMWRLMKRWAGRKNGGGSAVDYCIQNSPCMAIAVRRKGKKLGGYLITTKRHKNFWLLA, encoded by the exons ATGGATGCCCAATTCAACGAAGAATGTACTGAGTACTATCATGGTGGCCTGAAGTCTATATTGGGACCACAGCTTCATGGTAAGCAC CTCGCCACTACTATTAATCTCttacacacatatatatatattgttctGCCATTATCTTTCCTATTAACTctgctaaaaaaaaaactggCATTATCACGTACTAGAATGCCTAAACAGAGCATCAGCAAGTCCATGACCCGCATTAGGGTTCGGTCACCCAATCTTCGCCGGAAACCCACATTGGATTCCGGTGATAATGATCAAAAGTTGGAGTTTTTAGGCAATGGCATGGAGAACTTTGGTGGTGAGAATGGCAATAAGGTTATGGTTGTGGTAGATTCAAGCCTTGAAGCCAAAGGAGCTCTTGAATGGGCTTTGTCTCATACTGTTCAAAGCCGAGATACAATTGTTCTCCTTTACGTTAGCAGGCCATCCAACAGAG GAACTGATAGCAATTCGAAGGTTAATTTAAGGGCACATGAACTTCTTCACGCCATGAAAAATGTCTGCCAGAGGAGAAGGCCTGGG GTGCAAGTAGAGGTTGCCGTACgagaagggaaagaaaagggtGCAGTGGTAGTGGAAGAAGCGAAGCAGCAAAAGGTGTCTCTGCTAGTCTTAGGACACAGAAAAGGGTCGATCATGTGGCGGCTAATGAAGCGATGGGCAGGGAGGAAGAATGGTGGCGGATCAGCTGTGGATTATTGCATCCAAAACTCTCCTTGCATGGCTATTGCTGTCAGGAGGAAAGGCAAAAAGCTTGGAGGTTATTTGATCACCACCAAACGACATAAGAATTTTTGGCTTTTGGCTTAG